In Serinicoccus marinus DSM 15273, the genomic stretch CGTCTCGATCTCGGCCGCGGACCTGGCCGGCACCCCGGTCGTCTTCGTGGACCGCGTCGGCCACGTCGAGGGGGCCGCCTCGGTGGTCTCCGACGACCCCGGCATGGCCTTCGAGGCCACCCGACACCTGCTGGCGCACGGCCACCGCCGGGTGGCCCTGCTCAGCGACTCGCTCGACCTGCCCACCACCCGGGGGCGGCAGGAGGGATACCGCCGGGCGCTGACCGAGGCCGGCGTCGAGGTGGCCCCCGAGCTGATGCGCATGGAGTGCGACGACGAGAGCTCGGCGATGCGTCAGGTGCGCGAGGTGCTGGACCTCGCCGACCCGGCCACGGCGATCTTCTCCTGCAGCTCGCGGCTCTCCCTCGGGGTGGTGCCCGCCCTGCACCAGTTCGGCCGCACCGACGTGGCCCTCGTGTCCTTCGGGGACTTCACCATGGCGGACAGCGTGCAGCCCGCGGTGACCGTGGTCGACCACTCCGCCCGGCGGATCGCGCAGACGGCGGCGGAGGCCCTGCTGGCCCACCTGCCGCCGCACGACCCCACCCACGGCCCGACCGGGGTCATCGAGGTGCCGGCCCGACTCATCCCCCGTGGGACCGGCGAGATCGCCGCACCTCCCACCCCCCAGCAGATGTCCCGAGCCTGAAGGAGGCACATGTTCACCGCGACGACGGGGTGCGACATCCCCGAGGACCACCCCAGGAAGGAGCAGCCCCGATGAGCACCGACGCGATCTACGAGGCGCGCGGCATCGTCCGCCGGTTCGGCGCCGTGCAGGCGCTGGACGGCGCCGACTTCGACGTCCGTCCCGGTGAGGTCTCCGCGCTCATCGGCGACAACGGCGCCGGCAAGTCCACGCTCGTGCGGATCCTGTCCGGTGCGGACGCCCCGGACGGGGGGACCATCTCCTTCCAGGGCCGCGAGCTCACCCTCACCAGCCCGACGGACGCCCGCGACCTGGGGATCGAGACGGTCTTCCAGGACCTCGCGCTGGCCAACCACCTCGACCCCATCCAGAACATGTACCTCGGCCGCGAGCTCATGCGGCCCGGGCTGCTGGGCCGGCTCGGCTTCATGCAGCGCGCCGAGATGCGCCGGCGCGGCGCCGAGGCCTTCGACAGCCTCGGGGCGACCGTCCGTGACTACGAGGGAGCGGTCAGCGGCATGTCCGGCGGCCAGCGCCAGGCCATCGCGGTCGCCCGCGCGGCCACCTGGGCCGACAAGGTCATCTTCCTCGACGAGCCGACCGCCGCGCTCGGCGTCGTGCAGACCAAGGGGGTGCTCGACCTCATCCGCCGGATCCGCGACCAGGGGCTGGGCGTCGTCTACATCAGCCACTCCATGCCCGAGGTCCTCGAGGTCTCGGACCGGGTGCACGTCATGCGCCAGGGCCGTCGCGTCGCGGTCTACGACGCCAAGTCCTCCAGCGTCGAGGAGCTCGTCGGCGCGATGACCGGAGCACTCGAGACCAGGGAGGCCTCATGAGCAACGCCACGCACACCAAGGACGACGTGGCCGCCGCGCCCGAGACCGAGGACGCCGCCCCCCGCACCTCGGTCGGGGAGCACCTGCGCCGCCGGGTGCAGGCGCAGGCCCTGCAGATCGTGCTCGTCTGGCTGGTCATCTGCGCGATCTTCAGCACCCTGGCCCCGACGGCCTTCCTCGACGTCACCAACTTCCGCAACATCGCGGTCAGCGTCGCCATCCTGGCCGTGCTGGGCGTGGGGACGACGTTCATCATCGTCACCGGCGGCATCGACCTCTCCATGGGGTCGATCCTGGTCTTCAGCGGGGTGGTCTCGTCGCTGACGATGGAGCGCCTCGGGGACGGCCAGGGCTGGGGTGTGGCGCTCGTCGGCATCCTGGTGGCGCTGGGCTGCGGGCTGGCCTGGGGCCTGGTCAACGGCTTCTTCGTCGCCAAGGCCAAGGTCCCGCCCATGATCGTCACGCTCGGCACCTTCGGCGCCGCGCTGGGCCTGGCCCAGGTCTTCACCGGCGGCATCGACCGCCGCGCCGTCCCGGACGTCCTGGTCAACACCGTCGGCTTCGGGCAGGTGGCCGGGGTCCCCATCCTCGTGCTCGTGGCCGCGCTCGTCGTCGTGCTCGGCATCGTGCTGCTGCGCCGCACCAAGTTCGGGCTGCACACGAGCGCCGTCGGGTCCAACCCCGAGGCCTGCCGCCGGGTCGGCATCAACGTCGACCGGCAGCTCATCCGGGTGTATGCCTTCGCCGGGCTGCTGGCCGGGCTCGCCGGGATCCTCAACCTCACGTTCTTCCGGTCGACGACCATCGCCGGGCACAGCCTCACCAACCTGGACGTCATCGCCGGCGTCGTCATCGGCGGGACCAGCCTCTTCGGAGGCATCGGGACCGTCTTCGGCACGGTGGTCGGCCTGCTCATCCCGGCCACGCTGCGCAACGGCTTCGTCATCCTCGGGGTGGCGCCGTACTGGCAGCAGGTCGTGGTCGGGGCCTTCCTCATCGGCGCCGTCTACTTCGACCAGGTCCGCCGCGCGTCCGCGACCCGCGGCCGCCCCCGCAGCTCTCTGTTCTCCCGCATCTTCACCCACCACCGAAAGGACTCCTGATGCGACTCCACCGATCCATGACGATCCTCGCCGCCGCTCTCGCCACCACGGGGCTGGCCGCCTGCGGAGGCGGTGACGCCGACAGCGGCGACGGCGCCGACGGCACCCAGGCCGAGGGTGGCTCCTCCGGCACCCCGCAGGTCGCCTTCATCCAGGGCGTCATCGGCGACAACTTCTACATCTCCATGGAGTGCGGCGTGCGCGCCGCGGCCGAGGAGCTGGGCGCCGAGGTGTCCGTCCAGGGCCCGCAGCGCTGGGACCCGGCGCTGCAGCAGCCGATCGTGACCTCGGTCGCGGCCAGCGACCCGGACGCCATCCTCATCGCCCCGAACGACGTGACCGCGCTGCAGCGGCCCCTCGAGGATGCCGCCGAGAACAGCGAGGTCGTCCTGGTGGACACCACGGTGGAGGACCCCTCCTTCGCGGTCTCCGAGATCGCCTCGGACAACGTCGGCGGCGGCGCCGCGGCCTTCGAGGCCATCCAGGAGCTGGCCCCCGACGGCGGCAAGGTGCTCGTCATCGACAACCAGCCGGGCATCTCGACCTCCGACGACCGGGTTCAGGGCTTCGAGGAGGCCGTGGCGCAGGACGACTCCTTCGAGTACGTCGGTGTGGAGTACGCCCAGAACCAGCCGGCCCGGGCGGCCTCCATCGTCACCTCGGCGCTGCAGCGCGACCCCGACCTGGTGGCGATCTTCGCGACCAACATCTTCAGCGCCGAGGGTGCTGCCACCGGCATCGAGCAGGCGGGTGTCTCCGGTGAGGTGCAGGTGGTCGGCTTCGACGCCGGCCCCGCCCAGGTCGAGGCCCTCGAGGACGGCACCGTGCAGGCCATCATCGCCCAGCAGCCCTACGAGATCGGCTACCAGGGCGTCGAGCAGGCCCTCATGGCGCTCGAGGGCGAGGAGACCGAGGCCCAGATCCAGACGGGCTTCACCATCGTCACCGCCGACACCCTGGACAGCGAGGAGGGCCAGGCGGCCCTCTACGCCTCCGAGTGCTGACCCGGCGCTGACCCCCGGTCGTGGTGCCCCGGCCCTGGAACGGGGCACCACGACCCGGCGCCGGCCGCGACCCGGCGCCGGGCACCGACCACACCGACCATCCCGACCCCCGCGGCAGATCCGCGGGAGCACCACGCAGAGAAGGAGCGACGTGCCGACACTGGTAGCCGGGCTCGACCTGGGCAGCACCCGGATTAAGCTGCTCGTCCTGGACGACCGGGGCGAGGAGGTCGCGCTGAGCCGTACCACCACCCCCTGGGAGGAGGACGAGGTCGGCGCCGTCGTCCTCACCGAGGACGCCCTGGTCGCGGCGGTGCACGAGGTGCTCGACGACGCGGCCCGCCAGCTCGCCACCCTCGGCGGCGGCGACGCCGGGGCCGCCGGGGCCTCCGGGCCGCCGTCCCGGGTCGAGGTCCTGTCGGTCACCGGGATGGGGGA encodes the following:
- a CDS encoding LacI family DNA-binding transcriptional regulator, translating into MTSLTPRRRVPGPTLRDVAALAGVSLKTASRVLNDGPNVSSATRQAVQEAMESLAYEPDPAARSLRAGHDRTVGVVVDSVGDIFFSELAATLESVLDAAGYSCLLASSNRQEGRERDIVRSLVRRRCAGVIVAPTTPVSISAADLAGTPVVFVDRVGHVEGAASVVSDDPGMAFEATRHLLAHGHRRVALLSDSLDLPTTRGRQEGYRRALTEAGVEVAPELMRMECDDESSAMRQVREVLDLADPATAIFSCSSRLSLGVVPALHQFGRTDVALVSFGDFTMADSVQPAVTVVDHSARRIAQTAAEALLAHLPPHDPTHGPTGVIEVPARLIPRGTGEIAAPPTPQQMSRA
- a CDS encoding ATP-binding cassette domain-containing protein yields the protein MSTDAIYEARGIVRRFGAVQALDGADFDVRPGEVSALIGDNGAGKSTLVRILSGADAPDGGTISFQGRELTLTSPTDARDLGIETVFQDLALANHLDPIQNMYLGRELMRPGLLGRLGFMQRAEMRRRGAEAFDSLGATVRDYEGAVSGMSGGQRQAIAVARAATWADKVIFLDEPTAALGVVQTKGVLDLIRRIRDQGLGVVYISHSMPEVLEVSDRVHVMRQGRRVAVYDAKSSSVEELVGAMTGALETREAS
- a CDS encoding ABC transporter permease, with amino-acid sequence MSNATHTKDDVAAAPETEDAAPRTSVGEHLRRRVQAQALQIVLVWLVICAIFSTLAPTAFLDVTNFRNIAVSVAILAVLGVGTTFIIVTGGIDLSMGSILVFSGVVSSLTMERLGDGQGWGVALVGILVALGCGLAWGLVNGFFVAKAKVPPMIVTLGTFGAALGLAQVFTGGIDRRAVPDVLVNTVGFGQVAGVPILVLVAALVVVLGIVLLRRTKFGLHTSAVGSNPEACRRVGINVDRQLIRVYAFAGLLAGLAGILNLTFFRSTTIAGHSLTNLDVIAGVVIGGTSLFGGIGTVFGTVVGLLIPATLRNGFVILGVAPYWQQVVVGAFLIGAVYFDQVRRASATRGRPRSSLFSRIFTHHRKDS
- a CDS encoding ABC transporter substrate-binding protein, encoding MRLHRSMTILAAALATTGLAACGGGDADSGDGADGTQAEGGSSGTPQVAFIQGVIGDNFYISMECGVRAAAEELGAEVSVQGPQRWDPALQQPIVTSVAASDPDAILIAPNDVTALQRPLEDAAENSEVVLVDTTVEDPSFAVSEIASDNVGGGAAAFEAIQELAPDGGKVLVIDNQPGISTSDDRVQGFEEAVAQDDSFEYVGVEYAQNQPARAASIVTSALQRDPDLVAIFATNIFSAEGAATGIEQAGVSGEVQVVGFDAGPAQVEALEDGTVQAIIAQQPYEIGYQGVEQALMALEGEETEAQIQTGFTIVTADTLDSEEGQAALYASEC